The region CGAAGAACGCGAGAACCTCGCCGAGATCGAAAATGCCCGATCAGCGGTTGTCGATGCCGAATCAGAAGTGCCCAAAGCGATTGCCGAAGCGTTTCACAACGGCCGCTTGAGCATCATGGATTATTACTCGCTGCGAAACGTTCAAGCCGACACCGACATGCGGAAGTCGATCGCTCAGTCGAGCGGCGGCGTGATCGGCTCGAATAAGTAACCCACCAGCCGAGGACGCCCAACGTGGGATTTTGGAATTTACTTGCCGAAGCAGACGCGATCGAGATTCTGATACGAATCGGCGTGGTTGTGGTCTTTATCTTCGGACCTTATTTGCTGCAATTGTTAGGAGGGAAAGCCGTGCAAGACGATCGCGGAAACCGTCGCAGGCGAGAACCTCAATCTGACCTGGAACGAGAAATCCAAGACTTCCTGGAGCAAAGCCGTCGTGGCGGTCAGCCCAGTTCGTCTTCCCGCGTTCCAGCTCAATCGGTCGAAGACGATTACGACGATGAACTTGTCGAAGCGGAAGCGGCCCACGAATCGCTACGCGATCATCATCTCGAATCCAAGATCGACACGACGCATACTGAGCCTGAGCGAGCGACCGAAGCCCAGCCATACGCGTTCGATTCGCCGATCCATTCGGCCGCAGCGGAAGAGAACCACTACGAAGCAGAGCAGTTTAGCTACGATACCGAAGTGACCCCCTCTTCGCAGAACGCGGGCGCAGCGATCGCAGCCATGCTTCGCGACCCTGCCCAGGTTCGCAACGCGTTCATCCTCGGCGAGATCATCAACCGCCGGCAGATCCCGCGTCGGTAATTTTCACGAAACGCGCAGAATCGACCATTCTGCGCTTCTGGATCACTTCGCTTGCGTGGCTGTTTGAGACGCATTGCTCGCGAAGTCTCTTTCATTCTCGCTGAAGTCTGCGCGAAGTATTGATAAAGTCTGCGCATCTATCGCTGAAGTGTTGACCAAGTGTGCGGCATCTTGGGCGGAAAAATCTGGCTTGAAGCGTCGTTTGCGATTCGCGGTCGAACGGAATTCCACGCAAATCTGCCGTTAAACGTTTCTCGCAGCGTGACTTACAACACCGCGACAAATGACGCCTGTACAGTGTGGTACAATCGTAGTTGCGTCTACCCATTTCGCACCGCAGCCAACCCGAAAAACAATCGCCACCTCGGCAAAGATGTGATTGAGATTGGTTCCGGCAGCGTCCCTTGATGATCCATCGCCAACACGAACTTCTTCCGAGAGTCACCGCCATGCCCAGCATCGAAATCGCCCCAGGAAAAACCAAAATCGGATGGATCGGCACCGGCGTTATGGGAAGCAGCATGTGCGGCCATTTGATCGACAATGGCTTCTCCGCCACGGTCTATAACCGCACCCAAGAGAAAGCCGCCGACTTGCTTGCCAAGGGAGCCCAGTGGGCCGACACGCCGAAGCAAGTGGCCGAAGCGAGCGACGTGATCTTCACGATCGTCGGCTTTCCCGCAGACGTCCGCGAAGTGATTTTGGGGGACGAAGGAGTCCTCGCCGGCAGCAAGTCAGGCAACATCATCGTCGACATGACAACCAGCGAACCGACACTGGCCGTCGAGATTGCCGAGACGGCAAAAGCCCGCGGAGTGCACAGCGTAGATGCCCCGGTGTCAGGCGGCGACATCGGAGCAAAAGAAGCTCGGCTGTCGATCATGATAGGAGGGGACGAAGACGTTGTTGCCGCACTGAAGCCATGCTGGGAAGCGATGGGCAAAACGATCGTTCGCCAAGGAGGTCCCGGCGCAGGGCAGCACACCAAGATGGTCAATCAAACTTTGATCGCCACTGGGATGATCGGCGTTTGCGAAGCATTGCTGTATGGTCACAAAGCAGGCCTCGACTTGGAAACGGTCATGCAAAGCGTCGCGTCCGGGGCAGCAGGAAGCTGGTCGTTGTCGAACTTGGGACCGCGGATTATCAATAACAACTTCGACCCCGGTTTCTTTGTCGAGCACTTCATCAAAGACATGGGCATCGCGCTGGCCGAAGCACGCAAGATGGGAATCGCCCTGCCAGGTCTGGCCCTCGGCGAACAGCTTTATCAAGCGGTGAAAGCTCAAGGACATGGACGCCTCGGCACGCACGCCCTGGAATTGGCGTTGTGCCAATTGAACGATATCGATTGGAAGAATCGGTAGAAACAGACTTTGAGGATTGTAGGGAGGCGGCCTGCGAAAAACGTTGTGTTTTCGCAACCGTTGCGTTTTGACATCATCAATCCATGCGGCATCCTTGAGGGTTCGATGGACTGACCGATTCTCAAAGGCGAAACGCAAACGGGGACTCGCATGATTGCGGAAGCCAACCCAAAGATGGAAGAACTAGCCGACTTCGAGATGAAGGGGGAAGTTCTTATTTGCGACGACGAGCCTGATATTTGCGAGGCTCTCGCCCACTTCGTCAAGCGTCGCGGCTACAATCCGATCGTAACCCATCAAGGTGGCGAATGCATTCGCCTGGCGTTTAAAGAGCGTCCCGCGGCGATCTTGCTGGACGTGAATCTTCCGGACGTCAACGGCTTAGATGTTTGTGCCCAACTGACCGACGCGGCCCAGACGAGCGAGATTCCGATCATCATCCTCAGTGCCAATGGCAACGCAGGGACGGTGCGGGAAATTCGCCGAAGCGGAGCACGCTTTTACGTTCGCAAGCCGTACGATCCTAACACGGTGGTCGCGATTCTCGAGCAAGCGATCAACGATTCGCGAACCGGTTGGTAAGTCGTTAGTCTTCCAGGCTAATGCAGATCAACTCTTCGTCGTTGCGAGCGACGATGCACTCGTCGGCAAATGCGGGGTGAGACCAACAAACGCCACCACGTCGCGAAAGTTGATCGCGCGTCGGCTGAATGATTTGCGCTCGATCGATCTCGTGGAAGCCTTCGGGGGAAAGCTTCGCGATGATCAGTTCGCCTCGTTCATTGAACAGGAAATAACGCGAGCCATGTTTGACGAAATGGACGGTACTCCAACGAGCTTTCGGTGTTGCCGTTTGATCGGCCCAGATGCGGTCGCCATTGGTCGCATCCAAACAGCGGAACTCGCCGTAGCTGTCGATGCCGTAGATGTAATTCCCCTCGAAAACCGGGGTGCTGATTGTTGAGTGCAACGCGTCGGTATCGTTTTCCGATCGACCCATCCGCTGCCAGAGAACCTCGTAGCGAAACTCATGCGGATCGATTCGCAGCATCAGCGAACCATCGTAGAACGAAGTAAAAAACGCACGGTCTCCTTGAACGACCGGAGTCGCAACGCCGATCGGCATGTCCTTTGGCGCCCAAGGATATCGCCAACGAACGTCCCCATCGTGCGGATCCAGGGCAGCCACGCTATCGCCGGTCCAGACAAGAACCGTCGGTCGACCTGCTTGTTCGATCATGATTGGCGACGAGTACGAGGCTTGATCGTTCAAGCTACGCCACACTTCTTCGCCGCTGTCCTTATCGAGAGCGACGACGCATGCTCCGTCCGCTCCGCCAATCTGCAGAATGATGTAGTCCCGCCAAATCAGTGGTGAAGCAGCGATGCCCCAGTGCGGCATACGAATGCGAAAGTCCTTTCGCAGATCGCGCGACCAGATTTTGTCGCCAGTGATCGCATTCAAGCAGTGCAGGTTGCCCATCGTTCCGAGCGTATAGACGTTTGAGTCGTCGACAATCGGACATGCTCTGGGGCCTGCCATATAGCCGATGTTGACGTATTGGCACGGATATTCAAACGTCCAGAGCTTTTTCCCATTAATCATGTCGACGCAGTGGACACGCTCTTTTTGTTCCGATTCCACGACCCGATCGGTGACGTAGGCGTACCCATCGGCCACCACTGGTCCGCTGTAGCCGGGACCGATCGGGACGCTCCATTGGCGCCGGAGCCCATCTTCTGGGAAGCGGCGGAGGATGTCACGTTCACGCCAGACACCATCACGCTTCGGGCCACGCCATTGTGGCCAATCGTCGGCGATCGCGGTGGTGCTGAAAAGCAAAAACAAGATCGTGCTGGCCAAGAGAATCCGCATGGCAAACCTCCGTGAAAAGAA is a window of Bremerella sp. TYQ1 DNA encoding:
- a CDS encoding NAD(P)-dependent oxidoreductase, producing MPSIEIAPGKTKIGWIGTGVMGSSMCGHLIDNGFSATVYNRTQEKAADLLAKGAQWADTPKQVAEASDVIFTIVGFPADVREVILGDEGVLAGSKSGNIIVDMTTSEPTLAVEIAETAKARGVHSVDAPVSGGDIGAKEARLSIMIGGDEDVVAALKPCWEAMGKTIVRQGGPGAGQHTKMVNQTLIATGMIGVCEALLYGHKAGLDLETVMQSVASGAAGSWSLSNLGPRIINNNFDPGFFVEHFIKDMGIALAEARKMGIALPGLALGEQLYQAVKAQGHGRLGTHALELALCQLNDIDWKNR
- a CDS encoding response regulator, producing the protein MIAEANPKMEELADFEMKGEVLICDDEPDICEALAHFVKRRGYNPIVTHQGGECIRLAFKERPAAILLDVNLPDVNGLDVCAQLTDAAQTSEIPIIILSANGNAGTVREIRRSGARFYVRKPYDPNTVVAILEQAINDSRTGW
- a CDS encoding PQQ-binding-like beta-propeller repeat protein; this translates as MRILLASTILFLLFSTTAIADDWPQWRGPKRDGVWRERDILRRFPEDGLRRQWSVPIGPGYSGPVVADGYAYVTDRVVESEQKERVHCVDMINGKKLWTFEYPCQYVNIGYMAGPRACPIVDDSNVYTLGTMGNLHCLNAITGDKIWSRDLRKDFRIRMPHWGIAASPLIWRDYIILQIGGADGACVVALDKDSGEEVWRSLNDQASYSSPIMIEQAGRPTVLVWTGDSVAALDPHDGDVRWRYPWAPKDMPIGVATPVVQGDRAFFTSFYDGSLMLRIDPHEFRYEVLWQRMGRSENDTDALHSTISTPVFEGNYIYGIDSYGEFRCLDATNGDRIWADQTATPKARWSTVHFVKHGSRYFLFNERGELIIAKLSPEGFHEIDRAQIIQPTRDQLSRRGGVCWSHPAFADECIVARNDEELICISLED